From the genome of Nocardia mangyaensis:
CAACAGCATCTCCGCGGCGTCGAATGGTGCTGTGGCGGTGGCGAGTACGCACGCGCTCTATGAGCTCGCCGCGAAAGATGGTGCCCCCGTGGTGCGGTGGCGTGCCGCCTATGAGCGCGGTTCGGCGCGCAAGCCGGGTCAGCTCAGCTGGGGCACCGGCTCGACGCCGACCTATTTCGGTCCGGGTACCGGCGAGGAGTACCTCGCGCTCGTCGACAACGCCGATGACCAGGTGCGGCTGCTCATCCTGGCCTCCGGTTCGGGCGAGCGGGTGTGCTCGGTGCCGGTCCTCACCGAGGGCGGTCCAGGCAGCGAGAACTCACCCATCGGTATCGGCAACTCCGTCTTCGTCGCCAGCACCTACGGCTATCCCTATCCGGCCGTCCCCGATGGCGCGGGCCCCGCGGTGCCGGCGACCGCGCCGTTGCGTGGTGGTCTGACCCGCGTCGACCTCACCCCGACTGGTTGTGCACAGGTGTGGGACAGCCCGGTCCGCAGCGCTGCCGTGCCCAAACTGTCGCTCGCCGACGGCGGTGTCCACACCCTGCGCCGCGTCGGTCCCGAGACCGCGACCCCGCTCGACGGCTACGAGTACGTGGTCATCGATGCCGCCACGGGCGCGGTGCGCGCGGCGACGCCGCTGCCCGGCACGGTGGCCCAGGATCCGCTGCAGATGGCGGCCCTCACCACGCATGGCGGAGCGCTGCTGCAAGGCACCGTCACCGGAGTCGTTCGCGTCGGCTGATGGTCCCGGTGACCAGGCATGTTCGCAGCGGCGGTCACCGTCGTCGGTGTGCTGTGGCTCGGTCGCGATCATGGGCATGCCCGGGCTGATGAGGTGAAGATCACAGCCTTGTTGTCGGGATGTTTCAGGGGTGTTCTTCGGCCGTTTTCGAGCCGTCTGGCGCTCTATTCGCAACCGGTCATTCGATCGGTTATGGGGCCCCGGATAGGCTCTTCGGCTTGATTGCTGAGTGCTGATCTTGTTTGCAGCCCTGTAAACAAACCTGAAGTCTCTTTTAAGACATCCGACGTCCGGCAAACCGAAATTCCCTTGTCGAATCCCCAGGTGATCGGCCATGTGGGCGGGTGGAGGCGAGCTCGAGCAACTGCGGCGGACAATCGCGCGATACGCGGGTCGAGGGCGCGCGGTTCGTTGTCGAAGGTTTGCCGCAGATGAATTCTCGGTGTTGCTCAACCCTGCTTCAGGGGCGCGCCGGAAGTTAGCTGAGACTGTGGAAAACGCAGTCTCCACAGCTGTTTGCTGGTTCATGATTCTTACGCCGGACCTGCGCGTCGGGGGTTGCATGGGCATAACGATTGTGTACAGTTAGCGGCAACGCTGGCCGCAGCTCGAGCCCGACTCGCTGCGGCCAGCGGAACTCAAATGGGGGAGTTCGACACCATCTCGTAACCTCGCTTAGCTACCGGTTGCCCAGTGCCGTCTCCGGCCGGGTGTGCTCGGAGTTGCCTGCCGCGCAAATGCACGTGCAGATGCGTATTCACGCCCGGTCCAGCGCCTTTTCCGCAGGTGCCAGCCACAGTCGCGCCGGGTCGGGGAGCGCGGCAGGAGCGGCAGCCGCGGCGTCCTGTTCCGCGGCCACCCGGCCGCCGAGACCGAAGACGTAGAACAGGAACAGTGCCTCGGCGGCGAAGCCGATCGCGATCCGCACCGCCGCGGGCAGCGGACTCGGTGTCACGAACCCCTCGATCAGCCCGGATACGAACAGCACCACCACCAGCCCGAGCGCCACCGTGGCGGTCGCCTTGCCCTGCCGGGCCATCGCCACGGCCCTGCTGCGCCGTCCCGGGTCCACCAGTGTCCAGCCCAGCTTCAAGCCACACCCGCCCGCGACGAAGATGGCCGTGAGCTCGAGCGTGCCGTGCGGCAGGATGAAGCCGAAGAACGCGTCGAGGCGACCGGCGTCGGCCATCAATCCACCGGTTATCCCCAGATTCAGCGCATTCATGAACAGGACATACACAGCGGGCAGGATCAGCACGCCGGTGAACAGCGCGATCGCGGCGACCCAGGCGTTGTTGGTCCACACCTGCGCGGCGAAGGCGTCGTGGGGATGCTCGGAGTAGTAGGTCTCGAACCTGCCGCCGGGCGCGGTGATATCGGAGTGGTCTCCTTCCGGAACCCCCAGCGCCTCGCGTGCCCCCGGTGAGTGATCGACCAGCGCGGCGAGCACCGTCGACACCGCGAGGAACAGCGCCGTCACGCTCACCCACCACGGCCACGCGCGATACACCGCTGCCGGGAAGTGCCGGGTGAAGAAGCGTCCGGCCTCCTGCCACGGCTGCGAGCGCGCCCCGAGCACCCGCCCGCGGGCGCGGGCCAGCAGTGCGCTCAGCCCGGCGACCAGCTCGGGATCGGGATGATGCCCCTGCAGTTTCGCCAGCTGCTGGGAGGTGGCGCGGTAGAGCCGGACGAGTTCCTCGGACTCGGCGCCGGAGAGCGTGCGCTGGCGAACGAGCTGATCGAGCCGATACCACGACCGTTGATGCGCCCAGCTGTAGGCATCGGTGTCCATATCGGGAATGCTAGCCACATGGCCGAATTCACCACCGGCGAAGCGGTGGCGCTCGAACTCCCGATCGCGCGTATCCCCAGCCGTGCGGGCGCGTTCCTGCTCGACCTGTTGATCCAGCTCACCCTCGCCGCCACCCTGATCTTCCTCGCGACAGCCCTGCTGACGGCGTTCGACGCCGACGAGGCCTGGTGGGCGGTGGCCGGAATCGTCACGCTGGTCACGGTGCTGGTCGCCTACCCGGTGTGCAGCGAGACGCTCTCGCGCGGACGGTCCATCGGCAAGCTCGCCTTCGGACTGCGGGTCGTGCGGTCGGACGCGGGGCCGATCGACTTCCGGCACGCGCTCACCCGCGGACTCACCGGCGCGATTGTGGATTTCTGGATGCTCGGTGCCTTCGGCGCGGTCGCGGTGATCACCTCGCTGTGCTCGCGCGAGGGCAGGCGGGTGGGCGACGTCCTGGCTGGAACAGTGGTTGTCCACACCCGGCAGAACCTGCCGGTTCCCGCACTGGTGATGGCGCCGCCGTGGTTGAGCGCCTGGTCGGCGCAGTTGGACACCAGCGTGCTCTCCGACGAGCTCGCCGGCTCGGTGCGCCAGTATCTGACCAGGTTGCGCACCCTGTCACCGGCCGCGCAGCAGCACCTCGGCAGCCAGCTCGTCGTGGCGGTGTGCGCGGCCATGCGCTGCCAGGTGCCGACCGGATATCCGCCGTATCACGTGCTCGGCGCGGTGCTGGCGCGACGACAGCAGCTCGCCAGGGTGT
Proteins encoded in this window:
- a CDS encoding stage II sporulation protein M: MDTDAYSWAHQRSWYRLDQLVRQRTLSGAESEELVRLYRATSQQLAKLQGHHPDPELVAGLSALLARARGRVLGARSQPWQEAGRFFTRHFPAAVYRAWPWWVSVTALFLAVSTVLAALVDHSPGAREALGVPEGDHSDITAPGGRFETYYSEHPHDAFAAQVWTNNAWVAAIALFTGVLILPAVYVLFMNALNLGITGGLMADAGRLDAFFGFILPHGTLELTAIFVAGGCGLKLGWTLVDPGRRSRAVAMARQGKATATVALGLVVVLFVSGLIEGFVTPSPLPAAVRIAIGFAAEALFLFYVFGLGGRVAAEQDAAAAAPAALPDPARLWLAPAEKALDRA
- a CDS encoding RDD family protein, which gives rise to MAEFTTGEAVALELPIARIPSRAGAFLLDLLIQLTLAATLIFLATALLTAFDADEAWWAVAGIVTLVTVLVAYPVCSETLSRGRSIGKLAFGLRVVRSDAGPIDFRHALTRGLTGAIVDFWMLGAFGAVAVITSLCSREGRRVGDVLAGTVVVHTRQNLPVPALVMAPPWLSAWSAQLDTSVLSDELAGSVRQYLTRLRTLSPAAQQHLGSQLVVAVCAAMRCQVPTGYPPYHVLGAVLARRQQLARV